One genomic window of Enoplosus armatus isolate fEnoArm2 chromosome 19, fEnoArm2.hap1, whole genome shotgun sequence includes the following:
- the tatdn3 gene encoding putative deoxyribonuclease tatdn3 isoform X2 produces the protein MEYGFVDCHCHISAREFEEDLEDVIQRTTEAGVKTLVAVTEEVGEFARVLQLQECYPDVVAPCFGIHPLQGGGGPEQRSVKPQDLDAALPQFYKHRERLVAIGEIGLDFTPWCAPTQQHRDDQMNVFIKQLSVAKELDLPVNVHSRSAAKVTIATMREQGISRALLHNFAGKPSVALEGAKAGYFFSFPPAVCRNQQRDKLIQQIPLEHICLETDSPALGLDRHVRNEPRNIALSCRYIANVKVSGLA, from the exons GACCTGGAGGATGTGATCCAGAGGACCACAGAG gccgGGGTAAAGACTCTGGTTGCAGTAACAGAAGAAGTCGGAGAGTTTGCCAGAGTTCTCCAGCTGCAGGAGTG TTATCCAGATGTGGTGGCTCCATGTTTCGGCATCCATCCTCTGCAGGGCGGCGGGGGCCCCGAGCAGCGCAGCGTGAAGCCTCAG GACCTGGATGCTGCCCTGCCACAGTTCTACAAACACAGAGAACGCCTCGTGGCTATAGGAGAG ATCGGTTTAGACTTCACGCCGTGGTGCGCTCCcactcagcagcacagagacgACCAGATGAACGTCTTCATTAAACAGCTCAGCGTAGCCAAGGAGCTGGACCTGCCTGT GAACGTCCACTCACGATCAGCTGCTAAGGTCACCATAGCGACCATGAGAGAACAAG GCATCAGTCGAGCTCTGCTTCACAACTTTGCGGGGAAGCCATCGGTCGCTCTGGAAGGTGCGAAGGCCGGTTACTTCTTCTCATTTCCACCTGCTGTCTGCAGGAACCAACAG agagacaaactgatCCAGCAGATCCCACTGGAACACATCTGTCTTGAAACTGACTCTCCTGCCCTGGGGCTCGACAGGCAT GTGAGGAATGAGCCCAGGAACATCGCCCTGTCCTGTCGGTACATCGCTAACGTCAAAG TTTCAGGTTTGGCCTGA
- the tatdn3 gene encoding putative deoxyribonuclease tatdn3 isoform X1: MEYGFVDCHCHISAREFEEDLEDVIQRTTEAGVKTLVAVTEEVGEFARVLQLQECYPDVVAPCFGIHPLQGGGGPEQRSVKPQDLDAALPQFYKHRERLVAIGEIGLDFTPWCAPTQQHRDDQMNVFIKQLSVAKELDLPVNVHSRSAAKVTIATMREQGISRALLHNFAGKPSVALEGAKAGYFFSFPPAVCRNQQRDKLIQQIPLEHICLETDSPALGLDRHVRNEPRNIALSCRYIANVKGLSPQTVQLVTAQNAYRLFPKANRC; the protein is encoded by the exons GACCTGGAGGATGTGATCCAGAGGACCACAGAG gccgGGGTAAAGACTCTGGTTGCAGTAACAGAAGAAGTCGGAGAGTTTGCCAGAGTTCTCCAGCTGCAGGAGTG TTATCCAGATGTGGTGGCTCCATGTTTCGGCATCCATCCTCTGCAGGGCGGCGGGGGCCCCGAGCAGCGCAGCGTGAAGCCTCAG GACCTGGATGCTGCCCTGCCACAGTTCTACAAACACAGAGAACGCCTCGTGGCTATAGGAGAG ATCGGTTTAGACTTCACGCCGTGGTGCGCTCCcactcagcagcacagagacgACCAGATGAACGTCTTCATTAAACAGCTCAGCGTAGCCAAGGAGCTGGACCTGCCTGT GAACGTCCACTCACGATCAGCTGCTAAGGTCACCATAGCGACCATGAGAGAACAAG GCATCAGTCGAGCTCTGCTTCACAACTTTGCGGGGAAGCCATCGGTCGCTCTGGAAGGTGCGAAGGCCGGTTACTTCTTCTCATTTCCACCTGCTGTCTGCAGGAACCAACAG agagacaaactgatCCAGCAGATCCCACTGGAACACATCTGTCTTGAAACTGACTCTCCTGCCCTGGGGCTCGACAGGCAT GTGAGGAATGAGCCCAGGAACATCGCCCTGTCCTGTCGGTACATCGCTAACGTCAAAGGTCTGTCGCCACAAACCGTTCAGCTCGTCACCGCACAAAACGCATACAGACTCTTCCCCAAGGCTAACAGGTGCTAA
- the flvcr1 gene encoding heme transporter FLVCR1 has translation MVAGELVQEHLRADTGAPDDITVARKTPELEGATERCADPTYGAAPTCGAGETDTDRAQEQEKEVLPDEREAMLPNGGGGGGGEEREGKKVETRLYRRRFAVLAVFSLYSLVNAFQWIQYSIITNVFRQYYGVTNDKVDWLSIVYMVAYVPLIFPATWLLDRKGLRLTALLGAGLNCAGAWLKCASVSPELFGVTVTAQVICSVAQVFILGLPSRIASVWFGPREVSTACATAVLGNQLGTAIGFLLPPVLVPNTPEDVELTGHNISIMFYGTAAVSTGLFVLTVIVIGDRPSLPPSHAQAVLPDSPPEDYSYKQSIFNLIKNKAFVLLLVSYGIMTGSFYSVSTLLNQMILAYYENQELNAGRIGLTLVVAGMVGSILCGLWLDHTKTYKMTTLIVYSLSFLGMVVFTFTLNLNNIYLVFSTAGVLGFFMTGYLPLGFEFGVEITYPESEGTSSGLLNAFAQIFGIIFTLIQGKLTTVHSPLAGNLFLCAWIFLGILLTALIKSELKRHNVNMGADSNHLRALPAECPGDCPSEKTTNGVKLEPSISFSHETSL, from the exons ATGGTGGCCGGCGAGCTCGTGCAGGAGCATCTGCGCGCGGATACTGGCGCACCTGACGACATCACGGTCGCCAGGAAGACTCCCGAGCTGGAGGGTGCAACCGAGAGATGCGCGGATCCGACATACGGAGCGGCGCCGACGTGCGGGGCCGGGGAGACGGACACCGACCGGGCgcaggagcaggagaaggaggtgcTGCCGGATGAAAGAGAGGCGATGCTGCCcaacggaggaggaggaggaggaggggaggagagggaagggaagaagGTAGAGACGAGACTGTACCGGCGCCGGTTCGCCGTGCTGGCCGTTTTCAGCCTGTACTCTTTGGTGAACGCCTTCCAGTGGATCCAGTACAGCATCATCACCAATGTGTTCAGGCAGTACTACGGGGTGACGAACGACAAGGTGGACTGGCTCTCCATCGTCTACATGGTCGCCTACGTGCCGCTCATCTTCCCGGCCACTTGGCTGCTGGATCGGAAGGGTCTGCGGCTCACGGCCCTGCTGGGCGCCGGCCTCAACTGCGCCGGCGCCTGGCTCAAGTGCGCCAGCGTGAGCCCCGAGCTGTTCGGAGTCACCGTCACCGcgcaggtcatctgctccgtGGCGCAGGTGTTCATCCTCGGCCTGCCGTCCCGCATCGCCTCGGTGTGGTTCGGACCCCGCGAGGTTTCCACTGCGTGCGCCACCGCCGTGCTCGGGAACCAG TTGGGAACAGCCATAGGCTTCCTGCTGCCTCCAGTTTTGGTTCCCAACACACCCGAGGACGTCGAACTGACGGGTCACAACATCAGCATCATGTTCTACGGCACAGCCGCCGTCTCCACGGGCCTCTTCGTCCTCACGGTTATAG TCATAGGGGAccgcccctccctccctcccagtcACGCCCAGGCTGTCCTACCAGACTCCCCTCCTGAAGATTACTCCTACAAACAGTCCATCTTCAACCTGATAAAGAATAAAGCCTTTGTCCTCCTGCTCGTCAGCTACG GTATAATGACCGGTTCCTTCTACTCCGTCTCGACACTTCTCAACCAGATGATCTTGGCCTACTATGag aaCCAGGAGTTGAATGCTGGGAGAATTGGTTTGACTCTGGTTGTTGCTGGAATGGTCGGCTCCATCCTCTGTGGCCTGTGGCTGGaccacacaaagacatacaa gATGACGACTCTGATCGTTTACAGCCTGTCGTTTCTGGGCATGGTGGTCTTCACCTTCACTCTGAACCTCAACAACATCTACCTGGTCTTCTCCACTGCTGGAGTCCTGGG GTTCTTCATGACGGGTTACCTGCCTCTGGGCTTTGAGTTCGGCGTGGAGATCACATACCCAGAGTCTGAAGGGACATCGTCAGGACTCCTCAATGCTTTTGCTCAG ataTTTGGGATCATTTTCACTCTGATTCAGGGCAAACTGACCACTGTCCACAGTCCATTGGCTGGAAATCTCTTCCTCTGCGCCTGGATCTTCCTGGGAATACTGCTCACGg CCTTAATTAAGTCAGAACTGAAAAGACACAATGTCAACATGGGAGCAGACAGCAACCACCTGCGAGCA CTTCCTGCTGAATGTCCCGGTGACTGCCCTTCAGAAAAGACAACCAACGGAGTCAAGCTGGAACCCTCGATCAGCTTCTCCCATGAAACCTCACTGTGA